One region of Ignavibacteria bacterium genomic DNA includes:
- a CDS encoding oligopeptide transporter, OPT family produces the protein MSEQKKFVPFVSPETNMAEFTVRALIIGLVMSVVLGAANAYLGLKAGMTIAATYPAAVIGMALLKIMKGSILEENFARTVGSIGESVAAGAIFTIPAFLISGVWTEFYSVRHYLEATAIMFVGGVVGILFVTILRRVMVEDAELPFPESVAASEIHKAGRSGKSGAKFLFWAMGLGALIQALKQFQAFAASWEKFIPFSSKSIAVGGGSSVPVSGGAMLSTPGVSPAYMGVGYIIGPQLAALNFTGGLLAWGLFVPLLLYFLGPEIATSLQAQGVDVNSESTWIAQAVFVWKSIVRPIAIGGMLMSAAFTLYKMRKSLLAGLTRAVGDVKRAATGGVSEDRTQKDMNFKYVFMGLIAASIATFFVYYYFSQDLVAAVVATVVMIIAGFFFAAVSGYLVGLIGSSNNPISGLTISTLIIAAILMVALGVKGMPGIAAVLGVAAVICVAAAVAGEMLQDLKVGHILGGTPWKMQVGDLFGILLATSVMYFPLLILHQGDINMGGTGLGGNAYPAPQASLMAILAKGIVGGDMAWPLIIVGILMAIGFILLKVKSPMLVCVGMYLPLETSFAIFIGGLIRGILDKLAAKRKFNSAQMSRMENNGVLLASGLIAGEALIGLLFAFFAVVDWKIPVIFQNPTFLVSLVVFVIIGYILVRIPLNNAGDPNEPAPPSAMF, from the coding sequence ATGTCTGAACAGAAAAAGTTTGTGCCTTTCGTTTCTCCTGAGACAAATATGGCTGAATTTACGGTCCGCGCACTCATAATTGGACTTGTAATGTCAGTTGTACTCGGTGCTGCAAATGCATATCTCGGGCTGAAGGCAGGCATGACGATTGCTGCTACTTATCCGGCAGCAGTTATAGGTATGGCCCTCTTGAAGATTATGAAGGGCTCCATACTTGAAGAAAATTTTGCAAGAACAGTAGGTTCTATTGGTGAATCTGTTGCGGCCGGTGCAATCTTCACCATCCCGGCATTTTTAATATCCGGCGTTTGGACAGAATTTTATTCGGTTCGCCATTATCTTGAAGCTACGGCAATTATGTTCGTGGGCGGTGTTGTTGGTATACTGTTTGTTACCATTCTCCGCCGTGTCATGGTCGAAGACGCAGAACTCCCTTTCCCGGAATCAGTTGCCGCTTCTGAAATACATAAAGCAGGCCGCTCCGGAAAAAGCGGTGCTAAATTCCTTTTCTGGGCCATGGGCCTAGGCGCCCTCATTCAGGCATTAAAACAGTTCCAGGCTTTTGCAGCCAGCTGGGAAAAGTTCATTCCCTTCTCAAGCAAGAGTATTGCCGTTGGCGGCGGAAGTTCAGTGCCTGTATCAGGCGGTGCCATGCTTTCAACTCCAGGTGTAAGCCCGGCTTATATGGGCGTAGGCTACATCATAGGCCCGCAGCTTGCGGCCTTGAACTTCACGGGCGGACTTCTGGCCTGGGGCCTTTTTGTCCCGCTCCTTTTGTATTTCCTTGGTCCTGAAATTGCCACTTCACTGCAGGCACAGGGCGTGGACGTCAACTCTGAATCCACTTGGATTGCCCAGGCTGTCTTTGTATGGAAATCTATCGTAAGGCCTATTGCTATAGGCGGTATGCTTATGAGCGCTGCTTTTACTCTTTATAAAATGCGTAAAAGCTTGCTGGCAGGCCTTACAAGGGCAGTTGGTGACGTAAAACGCGCCGCAACGGGCGGTGTTTCTGAAGACCGTACACAGAAGGATATGAACTTCAAATATGTATTTATGGGGCTTATTGCAGCTTCTATAGCTACATTCTTCGTGTATTACTATTTCTCACAGGATCTTGTTGCCGCAGTTGTAGCTACAGTTGTTATGATTATTGCAGGCTTCTTCTTTGCTGCCGTTTCGGGCTACCTCGTGGGCCTTATCGGTTCAAGCAACAACCCGATAAGCGGTCTTACAATTTCAACACTCATCATTGCCGCAATCTTAATGGTTGCCCTTGGTGTTAAAGGTATGCCGGGCATTGCTGCCGTCTTGGGCGTTGCAGCCGTTATATGCGTCGCTGCCGCTGTTGCAGGCGAAATGCTGCAGGACCTTAAAGTAGGTCACATCTTAGGCGGTACACCCTGGAAAATGCAGGTGGGTGACTTATTTGGTATCCTCCTGGCTACATCAGTAATGTACTTCCCGCTTCTTATCCTCCATCAGGGAGATATCAACATGGGCGGTACAGGTCTTGGCGGTAATGCTTATCCTGCCCCTCAGGCAAGCCTCATGGCTATTCTGGCTAAGGGTATTGTAGGCGGCGACATGGCATGGCCTCTTATCATTGTTGGTATACTCATGGCAATCGGCTTTATTCTTCTTAAGGTTAAAAGCCCGATGCTCGTTTGCGTAGGCATGTATCTTCCTCTTGAAACATCCTTTGCCATCTTTATCGGCGGCCTTATACGCGGCATACTAGACAAGCTGGCTGCAAAACGTAAATTCAACTCGGCACAGATGTCCCGCATGGAAAATAACGGCGTCCTCCTGGCCTCAGGCCTTATAGCCGGTGAAGCCCTCATTGGACTTCTCTTTGCTTTCTTTGCCGTTGTGGACTGGAAGATTCCTGTAATATTCCAGAATCCGACATTCTTAGTCAGCCTTGTGGTATTTGTTATCATTGGCTACATACTCGTTCGCATACCGTTAAATAATGCCGGTGACCCGAACGAACCTGCTCCGCCATCAGCAATGTTCTAA
- a CDS encoding SDR family oxidoreductase — MYKPVAVVTGGAGFLGSHLCDRLLEEGFRVHCIDNLVTGNLENIEHLFGNEDFNFIKHDVTNYVHVPGNVDYILHFASPASPIDYLKLPIQTLKVGSLGTHKALGLAKEKKARFLLASTSEVYGDPTVHPQREDYWGNVNPIGPRGVYDEAKRFAEAMTMAYHRFHGVQTRIVRIFNTYGPRMRLDDGRALPAFVDQALRGKDLTVFGDGCQTRSFCFVSDLVDGIFRLLISNVTEPVNIGNPSEITIKEFAEEVIKLTGTKKSKIVYKELPVDDPRVRQPDITKARTLLGWEPRVDREEGLKITIDFFKKKVSYGS; from the coding sequence ATGTATAAGCCTGTTGCTGTTGTTACCGGCGGGGCCGGATTTCTTGGCTCCCACCTTTGCGACCGCCTCCTGGAGGAGGGATTCAGGGTTCACTGTATCGATAACCTGGTTACCGGCAACCTTGAAAATATAGAACACCTTTTTGGCAATGAAGACTTTAATTTTATAAAACACGACGTCACAAACTACGTTCACGTGCCTGGCAATGTGGATTACATCCTCCATTTTGCATCCCCGGCAAGCCCGATTGACTACCTGAAACTTCCCATACAGACCCTTAAGGTCGGCTCACTTGGGACGCATAAGGCTCTGGGGCTGGCAAAAGAGAAGAAAGCGAGATTTCTGCTTGCTTCAACCTCAGAGGTCTATGGCGACCCGACCGTCCACCCTCAGAGGGAGGATTACTGGGGCAACGTAAACCCAATCGGGCCCAGGGGAGTCTACGATGAGGCCAAGCGCTTTGCTGAGGCCATGACGATGGCTTATCACCGCTTTCACGGCGTACAGACAAGGATAGTTAGAATATTCAATACCTACGGTCCAAGAATGCGCTTAGATGACGGGCGTGCACTCCCGGCGTTCGTAGACCAGGCACTAAGAGGCAAGGACCTGACAGTCTTTGGCGACGGTTGCCAGACCAGGAGCTTCTGCTTTGTAAGCGATCTGGTTGACGGCATCTTCCGCCTCCTCATATCCAACGTTACAGAACCCGTAAATATCGGCAACCCCTCGGAAATTACTATCAAGGAATTTGCCGAAGAGGTAATAAAGCTTACAGGGACAAAAAAAAGTAAAATAGTTTATAAGGAGCTTCCTGTAGACGATCCCCGTGTAAGACAGCCCGATATTACAAAAGCCCGTACGCTTCTTGGCTGGGAGCCCAGGGTGGACAGGGAAGAGGGCCTGAAAATTACAATTGACTTCTTTAAGAAAAAGGTCAGCTACGGCAGTTAA
- the groL gene encoding chaperonin GroEL (60 kDa chaperone family; promotes refolding of misfolded polypeptides especially under stressful conditions; forms two stacked rings of heptamers to form a barrel-shaped 14mer; ends can be capped by GroES; misfolded proteins enter the barrel where they are refolded when GroES binds), giving the protein MASKLIVFDSEARSGLKKGVDKLANAVKATLGPKGRNVILDKKFGAPTVTKDGVSVAKEIELEDPIENMGAQMVREVASKTSDVAGDGTTTATVLAQAIYREGLKNVTAGANPMDLKRGIDLAVEKVIDVLKTMSKDVESRNEIAQVGSISANNDKTIGDLIADAMEKVGKDGVITVEEAKGTDTSLEVVEGMQFDRGYLSPYFVTDAESMEAVLEDPYILIHDKKISAMKDLLPVLEKVAQQGRALLIIAEDLEGEALATLVVNKLRGTLKIAAVKAPGFGDRRKAMLEDIAVLTAGTVISEERGFKLENATVSYLGTAKKVVLDKDNTTIVEGSGKTEDIKKRINEIKAQIEKTTSDYDKEKLQERLAKLSGGVAVLKIGAATEVEMKEKKARVEDALHATRAAVEEGIVPGGGVAFVRAISALDNLEGQNLDQTTGIKIIQKALQEPLKQIVTNAGLEGSVVLNKVMEGKDDYGFNAATETYEHMLKAGVIDPTKVSRTALQNAASVSSLLITTEAVVFEKKEAEKAPAMPPAGMGGMEGMY; this is encoded by the coding sequence ATGGCTTCTAAATTAATCGTGTTCGACAGTGAAGCAAGAAGCGGCCTGAAAAAAGGCGTTGATAAACTGGCTAATGCAGTAAAAGCTACACTCGGCCCCAAGGGCAGAAATGTAATTTTAGATAAAAAGTTCGGTGCTCCAACAGTAACAAAAGACGGCGTAAGCGTTGCCAAAGAAATTGAACTGGAAGACCCTATTGAAAACATGGGTGCACAGATGGTTCGCGAAGTAGCCTCCAAGACCAGCGACGTTGCCGGCGACGGTACAACAACAGCTACAGTTCTTGCACAGGCAATCTACCGCGAAGGCCTCAAAAACGTTACAGCCGGCGCTAACCCGATGGACCTTAAGAGGGGAATTGACCTGGCAGTTGAAAAAGTTATCGATGTCCTGAAGACTATGAGCAAGGATGTTGAAAGCCGCAATGAAATAGCACAGGTTGGCTCAATTTCTGCAAACAACGACAAGACAATCGGCGACCTGATTGCAGATGCAATGGAAAAAGTAGGCAAAGACGGCGTTATTACAGTTGAAGAAGCAAAGGGTACAGATACTTCACTGGAAGTTGTTGAAGGTATGCAGTTCGACCGCGGATATCTTTCACCTTACTTTGTAACTGACGCTGAATCGATGGAAGCCGTGCTTGAAGATCCTTATATCTTAATCCACGACAAGAAGATCTCGGCCATGAAGGATCTGCTTCCTGTCTTAGAGAAAGTTGCCCAGCAGGGACGCGCTCTTTTGATCATTGCTGAGGACCTTGAAGGTGAAGCCCTTGCTACACTGGTTGTCAACAAGTTAAGAGGCACTCTTAAGATCGCTGCTGTTAAGGCTCCGGGTTTTGGCGACAGAAGAAAAGCTATGCTTGAAGACATTGCAGTTCTTACTGCAGGTACAGTGATTTCTGAAGAACGCGGATTCAAACTTGAAAACGCTACTGTCTCCTATCTCGGTACAGCAAAGAAAGTTGTTCTGGACAAGGACAACACAACAATCGTTGAAGGTTCAGGTAAAACTGAAGACATCAAGAAGAGAATCAACGAGATCAAGGCTCAGATTGAGAAGACCACAAGCGACTACGATAAGGAAAAATTACAGGAACGCCTTGCTAAACTCTCAGGCGGCGTTGCAGTTCTGAAGATCGGTGCAGCAACCGAGGTTGAAATGAAGGAAAAGAAAGCCCGCGTTGAAGATGCCCTTCATGCTACACGTGCAGCAGTTGAAGAAGGTATAGTACCCGGCGGCGGTGTTGCTTTTGTAAGAGCAATTTCAGCCCTGGATAACCTTGAAGGCCAGAACCTGGATCAGACAACAGGCATCAAGATCATACAGAAAGCTCTCCAGGAGCCGTTAAAGCAGATCGTAACCAATGCAGGCCTTGAAGGCTCAGTCGTCCTCAATAAGGTAATGGAAGGTAAAGACGACTACGGTTTCAACGCTGCAACAGAAACATATGAACACATGCTGAAAGCAGGCGTTATTGATCCAACCAAGGTTTCAAGAACAGCCCTTCAGAATGCAGCTTCAGTTTCCTCTCTGCTCATTACAACAGAAGCTGTTGTTTTTGAGAAGAAAGAAGCTGAAAAAGCTCCTGCAATGCCACCAGCTGGTATGGGCGGCATGGAAGGAATGTATTAA
- a CDS encoding pyridoxine 5'-phosphate synthase, whose protein sequence is MRFCLNVDHIATLRNARGENQPDPVTVALIAEQVGVDGIVVHLREDRRHINERDLRLLRELVTTKLDLEMAAVPEIINIACDVQPELATLVPEKRLELTTEGGLNVIDNIEKVSGAIKQLHEAGIAVSLFIEPDINQINAAAEIGADIIEIHTGHYANAATEDEQLDELERVRIAAKQAKKLGLGVNAGHGLDYQNIKQFIEVTDIDEVSIGHAVIARAVVVGIKDAVEEMKRILRTL, encoded by the coding sequence ATGAGATTTTGCCTTAATGTTGACCACATAGCAACTCTGAGGAATGCCAGGGGGGAAAATCAGCCCGATCCTGTCACCGTGGCCCTGATTGCAGAACAGGTGGGCGTCGACGGTATTGTTGTACACTTAAGGGAGGACCGCCGCCACATCAACGAGCGCGACCTGAGGCTGTTGCGTGAGCTTGTAACCACAAAGCTTGACCTTGAAATGGCTGCAGTGCCGGAGATCATTAACATTGCCTGCGACGTCCAGCCTGAACTTGCAACGCTCGTTCCGGAAAAAAGGCTTGAGCTTACAACTGAAGGGGGCCTGAACGTCATTGATAACATAGAAAAGGTCTCCGGAGCAATTAAACAGCTTCATGAGGCGGGAATAGCGGTTTCACTTTTTATTGAACCCGATATCAATCAGATAAATGCCGCGGCCGAGATCGGAGCCGATATAATTGAAATCCATACGGGCCACTACGCCAATGCTGCTACTGAGGACGAACAGCTCGATGAACTTGAAAGGGTGAGAATTGCAGCTAAACAGGCCAAAAAGCTGGGCCTCGGCGTAAATGCAGGCCACGGCCTCGACTACCAGAACATAAAGCAGTTTATTGAGGTTACGGATATTGACGAGGTCTCAATTGGCCACGCCGTTATTGCCCGGGCCGTAGTCGTCGGTATAAAGGATGCTGTAGAAGAAATGAAAAGAATCCTTAGAACGCTCTGA
- a CDS encoding co-chaperone GroES: MANFKIQPLADRVVVKPMAAEEKTKGGIILPDTAKEKPIEGTVVAVGQGKVSEDGKVTALTVKVGDTVLYGKYSGTEVSIDGEEYLIMRESDIFGIIKK; encoded by the coding sequence ATGGCAAATTTCAAAATTCAACCCTTAGCTGACAGAGTTGTCGTAAAACCGATGGCGGCAGAAGAAAAGACCAAAGGCGGAATCATATTACCTGATACTGCAAAAGAAAAACCTATTGAAGGAACAGTTGTTGCAGTCGGTCAGGGTAAAGTCTCTGAAGATGGCAAAGTAACCGCGCTGACAGTAAAGGTTGGAGATACAGTTTTATACGGTAAATATTCAGGAACTGAAGTTTCAATTGACGGCGAAGAATATTTAATTATGCGCGAGAGCGATATTTTTGGAATTATAAAAAAATAA
- a CDS encoding major facilitator superfamily domain-containing protein 1: METTATTIVKPEPSKLYRWGVLVFVSLAMFGNYYVYDCISPLADLLAKQLNFSDSNIGLLQAIYSIPNVFMVLIGGIIIDRLGTRISTFIFSALCLLGAIVTASSSSLTFMAAGRLIFGLGAESLIVAITTIIGRWFKGKELSFAFGLNLTIARLGSFAALNSPSWGRAFFDNWQTPLLISVAAGTISVASVIIYIFMDVHASKAFALREVPKQDEIKVKEIFKFKPSFWFITLLCVTFYSAMFPFQTFAVKFFMETHGTTREFGGFLSSLLTLSAMVLTPLFGLLSDYIGKRSLLMMFGSLLIIPVYLLMAYTSINLIIPMAMMGISFSLVPAVMWPSVAIITDESRLGTAYGLMTMIQNIGLSGFNLLIGWAYDTTHGYNLGMWIFSSLGLFGLLFAYFLRKSELGHQGHGLEEGIKDKKLQTNG, from the coding sequence ATGGAAACAACAGCAACAACTATAGTTAAACCGGAACCATCAAAGCTCTACCGTTGGGGAGTGCTCGTTTTTGTAAGTCTTGCCATGTTCGGCAATTATTACGTTTATGACTGCATAAGCCCGCTGGCCGACTTACTGGCCAAACAGCTTAATTTTTCAGACAGCAATATTGGCCTCCTTCAGGCAATCTACAGCATCCCGAACGTATTTATGGTCCTTATTGGCGGAATTATTATTGACCGCCTGGGAACAAGGATATCAACTTTTATATTCTCGGCACTCTGTCTTTTAGGGGCAATTGTTACAGCCTCATCCTCAAGCCTTACATTCATGGCGGCAGGAAGGCTCATATTCGGCCTTGGCGCAGAAAGCCTTATAGTTGCAATTACAACCATTATCGGGCGCTGGTTCAAGGGAAAAGAGCTCTCATTTGCATTCGGCCTTAATCTCACCATTGCGCGCCTCGGGTCATTTGCAGCCCTTAATTCACCTTCTTGGGGAAGGGCATTCTTCGACAACTGGCAGACTCCGCTCCTTATTTCCGTTGCTGCCGGCACCATTTCTGTTGCCTCTGTTATTATTTACATATTCATGGACGTACATGCCTCCAAAGCTTTTGCCCTGCGCGAGGTGCCAAAACAGGATGAAATTAAAGTTAAGGAAATATTTAAGTTTAAGCCTTCTTTCTGGTTTATAACGCTCCTTTGTGTAACATTTTATTCGGCCATGTTCCCGTTCCAGACCTTTGCCGTAAAGTTCTTTATGGAAACTCACGGCACCACGAGAGAATTCGGCGGATTTTTGTCCAGCCTCCTTACTCTTTCGGCAATGGTTCTGACTCCACTTTTCGGACTTTTATCCGACTATATAGGCAAACGTTCTTTGCTTATGATGTTTGGCTCTCTTCTGATCATACCGGTATACCTTTTAATGGCCTATACTTCAATAAACCTCATTATACCAATGGCAATGATGGGCATATCGTTTTCACTGGTGCCTGCGGTCATGTGGCCTTCGGTTGCCATTATTACAGACGAGTCGCGCCTTGGCACGGCATACGGCCTGATGACAATGATACAGAATATTGGGCTTTCCGGTTTTAATTTGCTTATCGGATGGGCGTATGATACCACCCATGGCTATAATCTCGGGATGTGGATCTTTTCTTCTCTGGGATTATTCGGACTTCTGTTTGCTTACTTCCTGAGGAAAAGCGAACTTGGCCATCAGGGACACGGCCTGGAAGAGGGGATAAAGGATAAAAAACTTCAAACTAACGGCTAG
- a CDS encoding TIGR02757 family protein has product MNPLKKKLDYHYRFFDKRQISPDPLEFLHLYSNPRDIEAIGIISSVFAYGRVEQIISTLNRLSEVMNKSPYDFIVNYNYDEDASLFSGIKHRFYTSEDIALLFFILHRVYTGYASLKELFLLYYFEMDKNIKESLSFFSRNLLSLSGLKEKEISPGLNFMFPDPMTGSACKRMNLFLRWMVRHDELDFGLWPEIPKSRLVIPVDTHVARICRDLGLTKRKNVSWLMAEEITENLKKFDSVDPVKYDFAICHIGMRKMEF; this is encoded by the coding sequence ATGAACCCCCTTAAGAAAAAGCTCGACTATCATTACAGATTCTTTGACAAGCGTCAGATTTCACCTGACCCCTTGGAGTTTCTGCACTTGTATTCTAACCCCAGGGATATAGAAGCCATAGGCATAATCTCTTCGGTTTTTGCCTATGGCAGGGTAGAGCAGATTATTTCTACTCTGAACCGGCTTTCTGAAGTTATGAACAAAAGCCCCTATGACTTTATCGTGAACTATAATTATGATGAAGACGCCTCTTTGTTCAGCGGCATAAAACACAGGTTCTATACCTCAGAGGACATTGCACTTTTATTCTTCATTCTGCACCGCGTCTATACGGGATACGCTTCCCTAAAGGAACTCTTCCTCCTTTACTATTTTGAAATGGATAAGAACATTAAGGAATCCCTCTCATTTTTTTCGCGTAACCTCCTGTCCTTGTCGGGCTTAAAGGAAAAAGAGATTTCTCCGGGACTTAATTTTATGTTCCCGGACCCCATGACAGGCAGCGCCTGCAAGAGAATGAACCTTTTCTTAAGATGGATGGTAAGGCATGATGAACTAGACTTCGGCCTCTGGCCCGAAATTCCAAAAAGCAGGCTTGTAATTCCTGTAGATACGCATGTAGCCAGAATATGCCGGGATCTGGGCCTTACAAAAAGGAAGAACGTCTCCTGGCTCATGGCTGAAGAGATAACTGAAAACCTTAAAAAGTTTGACAGCGTGGATCCCGTAAAGTACGACTTTGCCATATGCCACATCGGAATGCGGAAAATGGAGTTCTGA
- a CDS encoding CPBP family intramembrane metalloprotease, whose product MNFRTELKNLLVIIKGLDKKVVIVFISVAVLQTISWYYTSGRFYQTAISESPLVSPETASPEAELSRFIYWFLGDFGLLFLIPAFIIKFFFKEKLSQYGLRKGDYTFGLKASGFALVLMLVIVWFISALSSFSESYPTLSSARDDWNMFFLFEAALLLYMLAWEFIWRGFMLFGLEEKFNYYTVLVQMLPFVILHNGKPVLETFGAILGALMLGVLALRTRSLYYGIIIHFSTLFSIDVISILRYRTGEYGTGLNSILNIIRNL is encoded by the coding sequence ATGAACTTTAGAACTGAGCTTAAAAATCTCCTCGTCATAATAAAAGGCCTGGATAAAAAAGTAGTAATCGTGTTCATCTCGGTGGCAGTTCTGCAGACAATTTCCTGGTATTATACCTCCGGGCGCTTTTACCAGACGGCTATTAGTGAAAGCCCCCTGGTTTCCCCTGAGACAGCCTCCCCTGAGGCGGAATTAAGCCGGTTTATTTACTGGTTCCTGGGCGATTTTGGGCTCTTATTCCTGATCCCGGCTTTTATAATAAAGTTCTTCTTTAAGGAGAAGCTTTCACAATATGGCCTAAGAAAAGGGGATTACACCTTCGGGCTTAAGGCCTCAGGCTTTGCTCTGGTCTTAATGCTGGTTATTGTCTGGTTTATTTCAGCCTTGTCTTCCTTTTCGGAGAGCTATCCCACGCTTTCTTCAGCCAGGGATGACTGGAATATGTTCTTTCTCTTCGAGGCCGCACTGCTTTTATATATGCTCGCCTGGGAGTTCATATGGCGGGGATTTATGCTCTTCGGACTCGAGGAAAAATTTAATTACTATACTGTACTTGTTCAAATGCTCCCATTTGTTATTTTACATAATGGAAAGCCTGTGCTTGAAACGTTCGGTGCAATACTTGGCGCCCTTATGCTTGGCGTTCTGGCCTTGAGAACGCGGTCACTATATTATGGAATTATTATACACTTCAGCACGCTTTTTTCCATAGATGTTATTTCTATTCTTAGATACAGAACGGGGGAGTACGGTACAGGACTAAACTCTATATTGAATATTATTAGAAATTTATAG
- a CDS encoding PqqD family protein, with the protein MPLSFKERKKILKEANYLELTPYRVYKEEIDEQGIVTVLVPKFTNRFLAKYLLPRLKSTHFKIKLDEIGSETWKQIDGKKNVEQIAEVLSGIFGDKIQPVHDRLTRFFTRMYMEGYISFNEIKKEGE; encoded by the coding sequence ATGCCCTTAAGTTTTAAAGAAAGAAAAAAAATCCTGAAAGAAGCCAATTATCTGGAGCTTACACCTTACCGTGTCTACAAGGAAGAGATTGACGAGCAGGGGATAGTAACAGTCCTTGTTCCCAAGTTCACAAACCGCTTCCTGGCTAAATATTTACTGCCCAGATTGAAATCCACCCATTTTAAGATTAAATTGGATGAAATTGGCTCCGAAACCTGGAAGCAGATAGACGGGAAAAAGAATGTGGAACAGATTGCCGAAGTCTTAAGTGGAATTTTCGGCGATAAAATTCAGCCAGTACACGACCGCCTGACAAGGTTTTTTACAAGAATGTATATGGAAGGTTATATTTCTTTCAACGAAATTAAAAAAGAAGGAGAATAA
- a CDS encoding aminoacyl-histidine dipeptidase, whose product MGKVLGSLKPELLWNHFEEICMRPHPSRKEEKLAEYIVSVGKRNNLETLRDEFGNVLVRKPATQGKENLKTAVLQGHLDMVPEKNNDVKHDFEKDPIQPFIDGEWVKAKGTTLGSDNGIGVAAALAVMESKDLEHGPLEFLFTLDEETGLNGASSLKPGWLKATVLLNLDSEEDGALYIGCAGGKNTFAKFTFSTENVPSGSAAYSINVTGLKGGHSGLDIAEGRGNAVKILSRLLWNLCNKFDARLSLINSGSKHNAISREGFATVAVPSSRASELENFVKEFNSTVKKELATNEPGLTVSASKTDVPKGVMDKKTQDNLLNALYAAPHGVLTMSPDIKGLVETSTNLAIVASGDSTVSITTSQRSSVESEKDDAADMVGSIFTLAGAEVTHGDGYPGWKPDVKSPILGVLKSAYERLYKGEPEVKAIHAGLECGIINERYSDMDMISFGPTIIGAHSPDERVKIDTVEKFWNLLKEVLKNIPVK is encoded by the coding sequence ATGGGAAAAGTTCTTGGCAGCTTAAAGCCTGAATTGCTTTGGAATCACTTCGAGGAAATCTGCATGAGGCCTCATCCTTCAAGAAAAGAAGAAAAACTTGCAGAGTATATCGTCTCGGTTGGTAAAAGAAACAACCTTGAAACCCTAAGAGATGAGTTCGGTAACGTCTTAGTTAGAAAACCCGCTACACAGGGAAAAGAAAACCTTAAGACCGCGGTTCTGCAGGGCCACCTCGACATGGTGCCTGAAAAGAACAACGACGTTAAACACGATTTTGAAAAAGATCCCATTCAGCCTTTTATAGACGGCGAGTGGGTAAAAGCTAAAGGCACAACCCTGGGCAGCGATAACGGAATAGGCGTTGCCGCGGCACTGGCTGTAATGGAATCAAAAGACCTCGAACATGGTCCGCTTGAATTCCTTTTTACTCTTGACGAGGAAACAGGCCTTAACGGCGCCTCAAGCTTAAAGCCGGGCTGGCTTAAGGCCACCGTACTCTTAAACCTCGATTCAGAAGAAGACGGAGCGCTTTATATTGGATGCGCCGGCGGCAAGAATACATTTGCCAAGTTTACATTCTCAACTGAAAATGTCCCTTCCGGTTCAGCAGCCTACAGCATTAATGTTACCGGACTAAAGGGCGGACACTCAGGCCTCGATATTGCTGAAGGGCGCGGTAACGCTGTAAAAATCCTCTCACGCCTCCTCTGGAACCTGTGCAATAAATTTGATGCCCGTCTGTCTTTAATCAACAGCGGCAGCAAGCATAACGCAATTTCGCGCGAAGGCTTTGCCACAGTTGCTGTTCCTTCATCCAGGGCTTCCGAGCTGGAGAATTTCGTTAAGGAATTTAACAGCACGGTTAAAAAAGAACTGGCTACAAATGAACCGGGCCTTACAGTTTCGGCCTCCAAAACCGACGTTCCTAAAGGCGTTATGGATAAAAAGACACAGGATAACCTCCTGAACGCCCTTTATGCTGCTCCTCACGGTGTCCTTACAATGAGCCCCGACATTAAAGGCCTCGTTGAAACCTCTACAAACCTCGCAATTGTTGCATCCGGGGACTCTACAGTTTCAATTACAACAAGCCAGAGAAGCTCTGTTGAAAGTGAAAAAGACGACGCGGCCGACATGGTTGGCAGCATCTTTACGCTTGCAGGTGCGGAAGTCACTCATGGCGACGGGTACCCGGGCTGGAAGCCTGACGTAAAATCCCCGATACTTGGCGTGCTTAAATCTGCATACGAAAGGCTTTATAAAGGCGAACCTGAGGTTAAGGCCATACACGCCGGTCTTGAATGCGGCATCATAAACGAGCGCTATTCAGATATGGATATGATCTCTTTTGGTCCGACTATCATAGGAGCGCATTCACCTGACGAAAGAGTGAAAATTGATACGGTTGAAAAATTCTGGAACCTTCTTAAGGAAGTCCTGAAGAATATTCCTGTAAAATAA